One window of the Vigna radiata var. radiata cultivar VC1973A chromosome 1, Vradiata_ver6, whole genome shotgun sequence genome contains the following:
- the LOC106768480 gene encoding gibberellin-regulated protein 6-like: MAVVTAKLLSAFIIALIAISMLQTMVVASHGHGGHHYNDKKKFGPGSLKSYQCPSQCTRRCSRTQYHKPCMFFCQKCCMKCLCVPPGYYGNKAVCPCYNNWKTKRGGPKCP; this comes from the exons ATGGCTGTTGTGACTGCTAAGCTCCTTTCTGCTTTCATCATTGCCCTCATTGCCATTTCCATGCTTCAAACAATG GTTGTAGCATCCCATGGACATGGAGGTCACCACTACAATGAcaag AAAAAATTTGGACCTGGAAGTCTCAAGAGCTACC AATGCCCTTCACAATGCACAAGAAGGTGCAGCAGGACCCAGTACCACAAGCCCTGCATGTTTTTCTGTCAGAAATGTTGTATGAAGTGCCTGTGTGTCCCCCCGGGGTATTATGGGAATAAAGCAGTGTGCCCTTGCTACAACAACTGGAAGACCAAGAGAGGAGGACCCAAGTGCCCTTAA